The following DNA comes from Rhizobium lusitanum.
TCTAAGGACATAACCCTACGATGGGCCGCCACCCTGTTTGCATCACAGTCAAATATGACGGCGCTGCATTTTTGTGCGGCACCGGCCGTTTTTTGGTCAAAAATTTACCGTCCGATAAATTTTTGACCAAACGATAAATAATTTTCGATGCACGAAATGAAATGCTATTGATTCAATTGGATTTTTCGATCTGGCACGCAAACTGCTTTCAAGACATCGAACCAGGCTTTGGCCGCTCGCGACCTCAAGAGGAGAGCAAGTATGGAAATCGGTGTCTTCATCCCGATCGGGAATAATGGTTGGCTGCTGTCGGAAAATGCGCCGCAGTACAAACCCAGCTTCGAGCTGAACAAGGAAATCACACTAAAGGCAGAAAAATACGGCCTCGACTTCGTGCTCTCGATGATCAAGCTGCGCGGCTTCGGCGGAAAGACGGAATTCTGGGATCACAATCTCGAATCCTTCACGCTGATGTCCGGCTTGGCTGCCGTCACCACGCGCATCAAGCTGTTTGCCACCGCCGCGACGCTGGTGATGCCGCCGGCTATCGTCGCCCGCATGGCGTCGACCATCGATAGCATTTCCAACGGCCGCTTCGGTCTCAACCTCGTCACCGGCTGGCAGCGCCCGGAATACTCCCAGATGGGGATGTGGCCAGGCGACGAGTATTTCGCCAAGCGCTACGACTATCTCGGCGAATATGCCACCGTGCTGCGGGATCTGTGGGAAACCGGCAAGAGCGATCTCAAGGGCGAGTTCTTCCAGATGGACGACTGCCGCCTGTCGCCACGCCCCCAGGCCGACATGAAGGTGATTTGCGCAGGCTCCTCGACCGCAGGCATGGAGTTCTCGGCCCAATATGCCGACTACAATTTTTGCTTCGGCGTCGGCGTCAATACGCCGAAGGCGTTTGCACCGGCAGCCGAGCGGCTTCAGGTGGCAACCGCCAAGACCGGCCGCGACGTCTCTTCATTCGTTCTCTTCATGGTAATCGCCGACGAGACGGATGAGGCAGCCCGCGCCAAGTGGGAGAGCTACAAGGACGGCGCCGATCAGGAAGCGATTGCCTGGCTCGGCGTGCAGGGTGCCGCAGATTCCAAGTCCGGCTCGGACACCAATATCCGCCAGATGGCCGACCCCGTCTCGGCCGTCAACATCAACATGGGAACACTGGTCGGCTCCTACGAGACCGTCGCCAAGCTGCTCGATGAAGTCCCGACCGTTCCCGGAACCGGCGGTGTGCTGCTGACTTTCGACGACTTCGTCAAGGGCGTCGAGGATTTCGGCACGAAGATCCAGCCGCTGATGAAGTGCCGTCAACATATAAAGCCGATGCTGGAGGCTGCCGAATGAGCTCCGTTACCACAGCCGGATACCAGGCTCCTCAGGAACGCTCACAGAGCGTCACCCTCCCCGCCAGGCCCGAACCGATTACGCTGAAACCCAGTGAAACGGCGGTCGTGGTCGTCGACATGCAGAACGCCTATTCGACTGAAGGCGGCTATGTCGATCTCGCCGGCTTCGATATCGCGGGGGCCAAGGGGACGATCGCCAATATCAAGAAGACGCTGGACGCGGCGCGCGACGCCGGTGTTCAGGTCATCTATTTCCAGAACGGCTGGGACAAGGACTATATGGAGGCCGGAGGCCCCGGCTCGCCGAACTATCACAAGTCCAACGCACTGAAGACCATGCGCCAGAGACCGGAGCTGCAGGGCCAACTTCTCGCCAAGGGAACCTGGGACTACGCGATCGTCGACGAGCTGCAACCCCAACCCGGCGACATCCTGGTGCCGAAGACCCGCTATAGCGGTTTCTTCAACACCAATATGGACAGCGTGCTGCGCGCGCGCGGCATCCGCAACCTCGTCTTCGTCGGCATCGCCACGAATGTCTGCGTGGAGAGCTCGCTTCGCGACGCCTTCCATCTCGAATATTTCGGCGTGATGCTCGAGGATGCCACCCATCATCTCGGCCCCGATTTTATCCAGCAGGCGACCGTCTACAACGTCGAAAAATTCTTCGGCTGGGTCGCAACGGTCAACGACTTCTGCGCCACCATCTCGCAAGCCGCTCCCAACGAAGCCTGATCCAATCATCAAGAGGAAACCCTCATGCCCAAGTCCATCATCGTGCCCGCAGGAACCCATAAGCCAATCGCACCATTTTCGCCCGGTACGCTTGCCGATGGCATCGTCTACGTCTCCGGCACACTGCCCTTCGACAAGAACAATGATGTCGTGCATGTCGGCGACGCCGGCGCCCAGACGCGCCATGTGCTGGAAACCATCAAATCGGTGATCGAGACGGCCGGCGGCACGATGGAAGACGTGACCATGAACCATATCTTCGTCACCGACTGGGCCAACTATCAGGCCGTCAACGCCGTCTATGCCGAATACTTCCCGGGCGACAAGCCGGCGCGCTACTGCATCCTGTGCGGGCTCGTGAAGCCAGACGCGCTGGTCGAGATCGCAACCGTCGCGCATATCGGCAAGAAGTAGACGGCATGCATTTCGAGGTTCACGGGCTCGATCGCCCCAATGCCAAGACGATCATCCTGTCCTCCGGGCTCGGCGGATCGGGAAGCTATTGGGCGCCTCAGATCGAGGCGCTCGCAACCGATTTCCGGATCGTTACCTACGACCATCGCGGCACGGGGCGCACCGGCGGCGATGTTCCGGACACGGGCGGCATCTCGGCCATGGCGGACGACGTGCTGGAGATCGCAGCCCGGCTGCAGCTTGATCGGTTCGACTTCATGGGCCACGCGCTCGGTGGCCTGATCGGTCTTGATATCGCGCTGCGACGCCCCGAGCTTATCGAAAAACTGATCCTCATCAACGCATGGAGCAAGGCCGATCCGCATTCCGGCCGCTGCTTCGATATCCGCACCGAGCTGCTGGAGCGATCCGGCGTCGAAGCCTTTGTCAAGGCGCAGCCCCTGTTTCTCTATCCGGCCGTCTGGATGTCGGAAAATGCCGAGCGCATGGCGGCTGACGAGCGCCATGGCGTCGCACACTTTCAGGGCAAGGCGAATGTCCTCAAACGGATCGCCGCGTTGCGGGCGTTCGATATCGAGCACAGGCTCTCCGAGATCCACACTCCGACGCTGGTCGTCGGCACCCGCGACGATCTCCTCGTGCCCTATACGCGTTCTATCCGGCTTGCCGAGGGTTTGCCGGCCGCCGAGCTTGCCCTCTCCGATTTTGGCGCGCATGCGGTCAACGTCGTCGAGCCGGCGGAGTTCAACAAGACCCTGCTGCGCTTCTTACGCGCGGGGCCTGAAGGTCGATAAGGAGCCAGACATGCAAGCCTCATCGCTGACGGACGCAGCCCCACCCATTCCCTCCCTCGAGGAAAGGAAGCAGGAATACCGCAACGCCATGGCGCGGCTCGGAGCCGCCGTCAACATCGTGACGACCGACGGCCCGGGCGGTCTTGCGGGCTTTGCGGCGACAGCGGTGTGCAGCGTGACCGACAGCCCGCCGACATTGCTGGTCTGCCTCAATCGCACCTCTTCCGCCTATCCGGCCGTCAACGCCAACCGGGTGCTTTGCGTCAACACGCTGGAGCGCAGTCATGAGGACCTTAGCCGGCTTTTTGGCGGCAAAACACCGGTACACGAGCGGTTCGAGGGTGCCAACTGGTCGCTGCTTGAAACGGGAGCGCCGGCGCTGGACGATGCGTTGATCTCGTTCGATTGCAGGGTCAAAACCATCTCGGACGGCGGCACGCATGATATCCTGATCTGCGAAGTTGTTGCCATCCGCGAGAACGACGGCGGACAGGCTCTCATCTATTTTGACCGGGGCTATCATGCGATCTAGAGGCCATTGGTCATTGGAACTGCAAGGAGCGTCATAAGAACGCCGTTTCCCATGACGGATGCGGCACTGAAAAGCAAAACGTTGGCAGCCTTGGCATTACGGTCGATCACAATCCTGTTTTACGCAAAGGCCTGAATTGCTCGCTTTGAGAAGATTCGGAACGTCGACCTACCAATCGTTTTGCTTTTCCATGAGGTTGCGGTGGTGGATTTGTGCCTTCGCTAAGAAGGGCGGGATAGCGGCAGTAGCTATTGTTAGCTGCCACTATCCCCTTGTCCCTTTGATAAAACCAGCCGACATCTCGACAGGCGCAAAGTCAGCGCATTTGCAGGATGATCGGGCTACTGCTTGCAGGATCGGTATGTTCGCGCAGCGCACGAACGTCATCGGGACTGACAGGTCCGCCATGGTTACCCCATGTCAAGCGGACATAGGAAAGGACATCCGCGATCTGCTCGTCGGAAAGCTGCTCGCGGAAGGGCGGCATGCGGTAGGCATCGGGGATGCCCGCCGTGACCACGCGGCCCGATCCATTCAGCGTCACATTGATCTGCGAGGCGTTTTCCGCAGTGAGGGAAGAGGCAGCACCGGCCAGTGGCGGTATCCACTGGTTCCGGCCCTTCCCGTCATTGCCATGGCAGAAGCCGCATTTGGCCGCAAAGGTCTGCGCACCGGCCGCGTTGCGACCGCCGGCGGAAGACGCGCTGATCAGTGTCGGCGGCTGATATTGCCATGGCGTGCCATCGCGTACGGGGTCTCCCGGCAGTGATTTCAGATAGTGACTGATGGCACGCAGATCGTCGTCTGTCATGAACTGCGTAGAGTTGTTGTAGGCCTCTGTCATCGAGCCGAAGACGACGGCGTGCTGGTTCCTGCCGTTCTTCAGGAACTGGTAGATATCGTCCTCGCTCCAGCGGCCAAGCCCGGTATTGTGATCCTGGCGAAGGCTCGGTGCATACCAGCCATCCAAGAGGGCACCGGCGAGATAGAGCGGGCTGCCTTCGTCCAGGGCCTTTTCATTCATCGTCAGGCTGCGCGGGGTGTGACAGCTGCCGCAATGGCCGGCTGCCTGGACAAGGTAGGCACCGCGGTTCCAGATTGCATCTTCCGACGTTTTCTCAACATAGGTGCCCTTGTCGGTAAAGACGGCGTTCCATAGGGCCAGCGGCCAGCGCATGTTCAGCGGCCACCTTATCTCCGAACCCCGGTTCGGTTGATTGACGGGCGTCACTCCAGTCATGAAGAATGCGTAGAGCGCGCGAATGTCGTCGTCATTCATCTTCACGTAGGATGGATATGGCATGGCCGGATAGAGCCGGCGCCCATCGGGCGCAACGCCATGCCGAACCGCCCGGTCGAAATCGGCCAGTGTATAGTTGCCGATGCCGGTTTCCTTGTCAGGCGTTATGTTCGTCGCGAATATCGAACCCAGCGGCGTTCCCATTTCCAGGCCGCCGGCAAAAGGCTTGCCGTTCGGCACGCTATGACAGGCAACACAGTCGGCCTGGCGCGCGACATATTCACCGCGCTGCGCGAGTTCTGGCGAAGGCGCTTGAGCAACGGTCGTCTGGTCGAACGGAGAAGACGGTTTCTGCGTGACAAACCACGCCAAGCCGCCGGCCGCGACAATGACGATCAAGAGGAGAACCAGGAGCGCTTTTTTCAAGGACAATCCATCCCGTTTGTTTGTTGCTTTTTGGCTTTGATTTGTAGCGCTTCACCGAGGCACGCCCCCTTCAGCCTTGCGCAGTTTCCCGAAGACAAGGTGTCTCGCCGTTCGAGGCGATGGGAACCAGGCAAAGCAGGGCGGCCTCTCATGACGACCTAGCTTTCAAACGCATACTGAGAAAGCGGCATGCTGCGGATACGCTGACCCGTCAGCGTGGAGACCGCATTGGCGACGGCCGGAGGGATGGCGGGAAGTCCCGGCTCCCCTATGCCGCCCATCTGCGCACCGCTCTCGATGATACGCGTATGCACGCGCGCCATTCGATCGGGAGGCAGGATGGGATAAAGATCGTAATTGCGCGCGACCGGCTCGCCATTCTTGTAAATGGCCTCCTCCATCAAGACCTGGGAGAGGCCGAGCGCCGTCGCCGAATTGATCTGGGCCTCGATAATCGCCGGATTGACGATGCTGCCAGGATCTATCGCTTCCCAGATATCATGGACCACGACCTCTCCCTTTCGTATCGAAACCTCGGCGATGGCTGCCGTATGGCTGCCGAAGGGGGAGGCCATCGCCACCCCCGCGCCCTGCGCGAACCGTCGTCGGCCGTGAAAGGCCCTCTTTTCCAGCCTCCGGAAAGGTCTCCGACCGCCTTGAGCAGGTTGGTCAATCGCTCATTGCCCTGAAGGAGGCGCAGCCGCAGCTCGAACGGGTCCTGTTTTCCCTTATCCGCCAATTCATCCAGGAATGACTCGTAGAGAAAATCGTTCATGGAGTTGCCGACAGATCGCCAATAGGCAAGCATGGTCGGGTTTTCCACGTAGATCTGGGCAATGCGGCGATTGGGAATGGCATAGGCTTTGCCCGTCAATCCTTCCACCGCCGTGTCGTCGATCTTGTCGTCGCTGTGGCCGGAGATCCCTTCGGTCGGCCCCTCGCAAACGGTAATCGCCTCAAGCGCGATCGGCATGCCCTTGTCGTCAAGTGCCCCTCGGAAGCGAACAGCTGCCATCGGGCGCAGCGGATCGCGTAGGAACTCCTCTTCCCGGCTCCAGATCAGCTTGACCGGACGGCCGACTTCCTTGGCAAGCTGGAT
Coding sequences within:
- a CDS encoding flavin reductase; translation: MQASSLTDAAPPIPSLEERKQEYRNAMARLGAAVNIVTTDGPGGLAGFAATAVCSVTDSPPTLLVCLNRTSSAYPAVNANRVLCVNTLERSHEDLSRLFGGKTPVHERFEGANWSLLETGAPALDDALISFDCRVKTISDGGTHDILICEVVAIRENDGGQALIYFDRGYHAI
- the rutA gene encoding pyrimidine utilization protein A → MEIGVFIPIGNNGWLLSENAPQYKPSFELNKEITLKAEKYGLDFVLSMIKLRGFGGKTEFWDHNLESFTLMSGLAAVTTRIKLFATAATLVMPPAIVARMASTIDSISNGRFGLNLVTGWQRPEYSQMGMWPGDEYFAKRYDYLGEYATVLRDLWETGKSDLKGEFFQMDDCRLSPRPQADMKVICAGSSTAGMEFSAQYADYNFCFGVGVNTPKAFAPAAERLQVATAKTGRDVSSFVLFMVIADETDEAARAKWESYKDGADQEAIAWLGVQGAADSKSGSDTNIRQMADPVSAVNINMGTLVGSYETVAKLLDEVPTVPGTGGVLLTFDDFVKGVEDFGTKIQPLMKCRQHIKPMLEAAE
- the rutD gene encoding pyrimidine utilization protein D, encoding MHFEVHGLDRPNAKTIILSSGLGGSGSYWAPQIEALATDFRIVTYDHRGTGRTGGDVPDTGGISAMADDVLEIAARLQLDRFDFMGHALGGLIGLDIALRRPELIEKLILINAWSKADPHSGRCFDIRTELLERSGVEAFVKAQPLFLYPAVWMSENAERMAADERHGVAHFQGKANVLKRIAALRAFDIEHRLSEIHTPTLVVGTRDDLLVPYTRSIRLAEGLPAAELALSDFGAHAVNVVEPAEFNKTLLRFLRAGPEGR
- the rutB gene encoding pyrimidine utilization protein B, which gives rise to MSSVTTAGYQAPQERSQSVTLPARPEPITLKPSETAVVVVDMQNAYSTEGGYVDLAGFDIAGAKGTIANIKKTLDAARDAGVQVIYFQNGWDKDYMEAGGPGSPNYHKSNALKTMRQRPELQGQLLAKGTWDYAIVDELQPQPGDILVPKTRYSGFFNTNMDSVLRARGIRNLVFVGIATNVCVESSLRDAFHLEYFGVMLEDATHHLGPDFIQQATVYNVEKFFGWVATVNDFCATISQAAPNEA
- a CDS encoding cytochrome c; protein product: MKKALLVLLLIVIVAAGGLAWFVTQKPSSPFDQTTVAQAPSPELAQRGEYVARQADCVACHSVPNGKPFAGGLEMGTPLGSIFATNITPDKETGIGNYTLADFDRAVRHGVAPDGRRLYPAMPYPSYVKMNDDDIRALYAFFMTGVTPVNQPNRGSEIRWPLNMRWPLALWNAVFTDKGTYVEKTSEDAIWNRGAYLVQAAGHCGSCHTPRSLTMNEKALDEGSPLYLAGALLDGWYAPSLRQDHNTGLGRWSEDDIYQFLKNGRNQHAVVFGSMTEAYNNSTQFMTDDDLRAISHYLKSLPGDPVRDGTPWQYQPPTLISASSAGGRNAAGAQTFAAKCGFCHGNDGKGRNQWIPPLAGAASSLTAENASQINVTLNGSGRVVTAGIPDAYRMPPFREQLSDEQIADVLSYVRLTWGNHGGPVSPDDVRALREHTDPASSSPIILQMR
- the rutC gene encoding pyrimidine utilization protein C; the protein is MPKSIIVPAGTHKPIAPFSPGTLADGIVYVSGTLPFDKNNDVVHVGDAGAQTRHVLETIKSVIETAGGTMEDVTMNHIFVTDWANYQAVNAVYAEYFPGDKPARYCILCGLVKPDALVEIATVAHIGKK